One window from the genome of Bacillus weihaiensis encodes:
- a CDS encoding alpha/beta-type small acid-soluble spore protein: MARSSNKLLVPGIEQALDQVKYEIAQEFGVQLGSDTVARSNGSVGGEITKRLVAQAQSQLNSQKTE, encoded by the coding sequence TTGGCTAGAAGTAGCAATAAATTACTAGTACCAGGTATTGAACAAGCACTTGATCAAGTTAAATATGAAATTGCCCAAGAATTTGGGGTTCAATTAGGTTCAGATACAGTAGCACGTTCTAACGGTTCAGTAGGTGGAGAAATCACAAAACGCTTAGTGGCTCAAGCACAGTCGCAATTAAACAGCCAGAAAACAGAATAG
- a CDS encoding anti-sigma factor domain-containing protein has product MKRGVVVEKNDDFVTLLTPDGQFLKAKNTNELYELGEEISFLPHLSEQEEAGTREDQAKRKLSDIFQLKKVRIGALSAFAIMFLFISFLPFFTQDKVYAYMSIDINPSFEIEIDDHLNVIELEPINEEAIKLVTELTEWKQKPFKEVVNQIITESKREGYVYPGKEIVIATVMKKEDEQVESKLEEDLNQIRDSYEKDEMVVKTIEATDETRDKAKRQGISTGKYLELKKEEESESDEKTQPILDEKDEGQTDEVLVPKTPSTNLIEKTPTTIDPDTKSDWENSAKEKLNDTKKQLQDAKGSIQNKSENKTIIKIEKLQEKDEVKQEKQQKKEMKNQRKQERQIKKREDQVEKKQKTIQKKLEKQQEQIEKKQEKYNRNRND; this is encoded by the coding sequence ATGAAGAGAGGGGTCGTCGTAGAAAAAAATGATGACTTTGTAACATTGCTTACCCCAGATGGGCAATTTTTAAAAGCAAAAAATACGAATGAATTGTATGAATTGGGTGAGGAAATTTCTTTTTTGCCTCACCTATCAGAACAGGAAGAAGCAGGAACAAGAGAAGATCAGGCTAAAAGAAAACTCTCTGACATATTCCAATTAAAAAAAGTGAGAATTGGTGCTTTATCTGCATTTGCTATTATGTTTTTATTCATAAGCTTTTTACCATTTTTCACCCAAGATAAAGTATATGCATATATGTCAATTGATATTAACCCTAGCTTTGAAATCGAAATTGATGATCATTTAAATGTGATTGAGCTTGAACCGATAAACGAGGAAGCGATTAAGCTTGTAACCGAGCTAACAGAATGGAAACAGAAGCCTTTTAAAGAAGTAGTGAATCAAATTATTACAGAATCCAAACGTGAAGGCTATGTATATCCAGGTAAAGAAATTGTGATTGCAACGGTTATGAAAAAAGAGGATGAACAAGTTGAAAGTAAACTAGAAGAGGATTTAAATCAAATCCGCGATTCCTATGAGAAAGATGAAATGGTTGTGAAAACGATAGAAGCAACTGATGAAACTCGTGATAAAGCTAAGCGACAAGGAATATCAACTGGAAAATACTTAGAGTTGAAAAAAGAAGAAGAGTCAGAATCAGATGAAAAAACACAACCAATTTTAGATGAAAAGGATGAAGGTCAGACTGATGAGGTACTCGTACCGAAAACACCTTCGACCAACTTAATTGAGAAAACACCGACTACTATTGATCCAGACACGAAATCAGATTGGGAAAATAGTGCGAAGGAAAAGTTAAATGATACAAAGAAACAATTACAAGATGCTAAGGGTAGTATACAGAATAAGTCAGAAAATAAGACCATAATAAAAATAGAAAAGCTACAAGAAAAAGATGAAGTAAAACAAGAAAAACAACAGAAAAAAGAAATGAAAAACCAACGTAAACAAGAGAGGCAGATAAAAAAAAGGGAGGATCAGGTAGAAAAGAAGCAAAAGACAATACAAAAAAAGCTAGAAAAACAACAGGAACAAATAGAAAAGAAACAAGAAAAATATAATCGTAATCGTAACGACTAA
- the sigI gene encoding RNA polymerase sigma factor SigI yields MLSLLFRLGKKKNTLEDTVLLIQEGNKQLQNELIEKYKPFIAKTVSSVCKRYISEQDDEFSIGLIAFNDAIEKYSTDKGSSLLAFAELVIKRKVIDYIRKEARYPHTVHMDLAEEEENELSQSKIESDLSIEDYQRKVEQEQRREEIVYFQQLLKEFQLSFSEIVDQSPKHHDARQNALLVATQLIEDEELKNFLYTKKQLPVKQLETKVEVSRKTIERNRKYIIAMAIILSGDFVYLKDYIKGVLHS; encoded by the coding sequence ATGCTTAGCCTTTTGTTTAGACTAGGTAAGAAAAAAAACACACTGGAAGATACAGTGTTACTGATACAAGAAGGAAACAAACAATTACAAAATGAATTAATTGAAAAATACAAGCCATTTATTGCAAAAACAGTTTCTTCTGTTTGTAAACGATATATTAGTGAACAAGACGATGAGTTTAGTATCGGGTTAATTGCCTTTAATGATGCAATTGAGAAATATTCTACAGATAAAGGAAGCTCTCTTCTTGCCTTCGCAGAGCTGGTTATTAAAAGGAAGGTTATCGATTATATCCGTAAAGAGGCTCGTTATCCTCATACCGTTCATATGGATCTAGCTGAAGAAGAAGAAAATGAATTATCACAAAGTAAAATTGAATCAGATCTCTCGATAGAAGATTATCAACGAAAAGTAGAGCAAGAACAACGAAGAGAAGAAATCGTATATTTTCAGCAGCTTCTTAAGGAATTTCAACTTAGCTTTTCTGAAATCGTGGATCAATCACCTAAACATCATGATGCTAGACAAAATGCTTTGTTAGTAGCTACACAGCTTATTGAAGATGAAGAGTTGAAAAACTTTCTTTACACGAAGAAACAACTACCTGTAAAACAGTTAGAAACAAAGGTAGAAGTAAGTCGAAAAACAATTGAAAGAAATAGAAAATACATCATTGCTATGGCCATCATACTTTCGGGAGATTTCGTCTATTTAAAAGACTATATTAAAGGGGTGCTACATTCATGA
- a CDS encoding TerC family protein has translation MDVALLVEYGWVLLVLIALEGILAADNALVMAVMVKHLPEEKRKKALFYGLAGAFVLRFGALFLISFLVNVWQVQAIGAIYLLYIAINHILKKYVFKKTNEDKTVKKESGFWGTVLKVELADMAFAVDSILAAVALAVTLPATTLPTIGGIDGGQFLVILAGGIIGIVIMRFAATYFVKLLKKRPSLETAAFVIVGWVGVKLSLYTLAHPQIDIVSKHFIESPMWKLIFWIVLAGIAIGGWFLSKETEIEEEYTHQDTLKNVENQ, from the coding sequence ATGGATGTTGCCTTATTAGTTGAATATGGTTGGGTATTATTAGTCTTAATTGCATTGGAAGGTATATTGGCTGCAGACAATGCATTAGTGATGGCAGTAATGGTTAAGCATTTACCTGAGGAAAAACGGAAAAAAGCTTTATTTTATGGATTGGCTGGAGCTTTTGTTTTACGATTTGGAGCATTATTCTTAATTTCTTTCTTAGTTAATGTATGGCAAGTACAGGCAATAGGTGCTATTTATTTATTGTATATTGCGATTAACCATATACTTAAAAAATATGTATTTAAGAAAACAAATGAAGATAAGACAGTTAAAAAAGAATCCGGTTTTTGGGGGACTGTTCTAAAGGTAGAGTTAGCAGATATGGCGTTCGCTGTAGATTCCATTCTTGCTGCTGTAGCGTTAGCTGTGACACTACCAGCTACAACTCTCCCTACAATTGGAGGAATTGATGGTGGACAATTCCTTGTAATTTTGGCAGGAGGAATTATTGGTATAGTCATTATGAGATTTGCAGCTACTTATTTTGTTAAGCTTTTAAAGAAGCGCCCAAGTTTAGAAACAGCTGCATTTGTTATTGTAGGGTGGGTTGGAGTCAAACTTTCTCTCTACACATTAGCACACCCTCAAATAGATATTGTTTCTAAGCATTTTATTGAATCTCCAATGTGGAAGCTGATTTTTTGGATTGTGTTAGCAGGAATTGCGATAGGTGGTTGGTTTTTATCAAAGGAGACGGAAATTGAAGAAGAATATACTCATCAAGACACGTTGAAAAATGTAGAAAATCAGTAA
- a CDS encoding DedA family protein: MLALTIEFVPAEIVLPLAGFWVYQGDMTLWGTVLAGTIGGTLGPLTLYAVGRYGGRPILLKYGKYFFLNEEKLQKADNFFEKNGAVVAFTARFLPGVRTLISIPCGMSKMNVWAFSMYTFLAMFPITFIYVYLGFKLGENWEDVGSLANQYILPIGIGLLVLFLIYKLIQRKKNKRSGNENHNDTLWNKK, from the coding sequence ATGCTTGCTTTAACGATAGAATTTGTTCCAGCGGAGATTGTCCTACCACTAGCTGGTTTTTGGGTATATCAAGGAGATATGACACTTTGGGGAACTGTGTTAGCTGGTACAATTGGTGGGACATTAGGTCCATTAACCTTATATGCTGTAGGAAGATATGGTGGAAGACCGATTTTACTTAAGTATGGAAAATATTTCTTTTTAAATGAAGAAAAGCTACAAAAAGCCGATAACTTCTTTGAAAAAAACGGTGCAGTAGTAGCATTTACGGCAAGGTTTCTACCAGGGGTTCGTACACTCATTTCGATACCATGTGGGATGTCTAAAATGAATGTTTGGGCTTTTTCTATGTATACTTTTTTAGCCATGTTCCCCATTACCTTTATCTACGTTTATTTGGGTTTTAAATTAGGTGAGAATTGGGAAGATGTTGGCTCACTCGCAAATCAATACATCTTGCCTATAGGGATTGGTTTACTTGTGCTTTTTCTTATTTATAAGCTCATTCAAAGGAAGAAAAATAAAAGATCTGGAAACGAAAACCATAACGATACACTTTGGAATAAAAAATAA
- a CDS encoding undecaprenyl-diphosphate phosphatase has protein sequence MDWLQAFILGIIQGLTEFIPISSTGHLYLGRLFFGLQEAGLYLDTMLHIGTLIALFVFYKDILLKLLRNPFSKLTFLLVVGTIPAVIVGLLFNDYFEEISKTGVTIGWEFLVTGLFLWFADSIKNGAKKVEDISFFDSLFIGTFQAFAIFPAISRSGMTIVGALIRKLDKETAAYFSFLLSIPAITGGVVFQLKDVVQGTVPSISFLSLFIATLSSAVFGYIAVKFMITFVKNKSLKLFAIYVWILGVGIILLQQGA, from the coding sequence ATGGATTGGCTTCAAGCTTTTATTTTAGGAATCATTCAAGGATTAACAGAATTTATCCCAATTAGTAGTACTGGTCATCTCTATTTAGGCAGACTTTTCTTTGGTTTACAAGAAGCTGGACTTTATTTGGATACCATGCTTCACATCGGGACACTTATTGCTTTATTTGTTTTTTATAAAGATATCCTACTAAAGCTTCTGAGAAATCCCTTTAGTAAACTCACTTTTTTGTTGGTAGTCGGGACAATACCAGCTGTTATCGTCGGCCTGTTATTTAACGACTATTTTGAGGAGATATCAAAAACAGGTGTCACCATCGGCTGGGAATTTTTAGTGACAGGCTTATTTTTATGGTTTGCTGACTCCATTAAAAATGGAGCTAAAAAAGTGGAGGATATCAGTTTTTTTGATTCTTTGTTTATTGGCACCTTTCAAGCCTTTGCAATCTTCCCTGCTATTTCTAGGTCGGGAATGACGATTGTCGGGGCTTTAATAAGAAAACTTGATAAAGAAACAGCTGCATACTTTTCCTTTCTTCTCTCAATTCCAGCCATAACAGGAGGTGTTGTGTTTCAATTAAAAGATGTCGTTCAAGGAACTGTGCCAAGCATAAGTTTCCTGTCATTATTCATCGCAACTCTCTCCTCAGCTGTATTCGGATACATTGCAGTAAAATTCATGATTACCTTTGTCAAAAACAAATCACTCAAGCTATTCGCTATCTATGTCTGGATTCTTGGTGTAGGGATCATCCTATTGCAACAAGGTGCCTGA
- a CDS encoding Ku protein, whose amino-acid sequence MHTMWKGSISFGLVNIPIKLFAATEDKDIKLRTLHKKCHTPIQYEKKCPNCDEEISQDEIVKGYEYVKGKYVVITDEELKELKDEHEDKTVEIIDFVNMNDIDPIYFNRSYFIGPGENGGKAYALLREALNQSGKIGIAEITIRSKQQLAMVRVYQNCIVMETVHYPDEVRNVREVPSVPEQVDVGSKELDTAIMLIDQLTTTFDPEKYKDDYRLALQELIDRKVNQDEGKTPTEAAPRQNVVDLMSALQASIEKTKKPQSKSTKPKSQTIPKAVGATDVSSNAAGTNQNAPTSSTTKKTKTVRKKA is encoded by the coding sequence ATGCATACAATGTGGAAGGGCTCTATTAGCTTTGGTCTCGTTAACATACCCATTAAGTTATTTGCTGCAACTGAGGATAAAGATATTAAGCTGAGAACACTTCATAAAAAGTGTCACACACCCATTCAGTATGAGAAGAAGTGTCCAAATTGTGATGAAGAAATTTCTCAGGATGAAATTGTGAAGGGCTACGAGTATGTTAAAGGAAAGTATGTCGTCATTACAGATGAAGAGCTAAAAGAATTGAAAGACGAGCATGAGGATAAAACTGTTGAAATAATTGATTTTGTTAATATGAATGATATTGATCCTATCTATTTTAACCGTTCTTATTTCATAGGTCCTGGTGAAAATGGCGGAAAGGCTTATGCTCTTCTCCGCGAAGCATTAAATCAATCAGGTAAAATCGGCATTGCCGAAATAACGATTCGCTCCAAGCAACAACTTGCTATGGTTCGTGTTTATCAAAACTGCATTGTCATGGAAACTGTTCATTATCCTGATGAAGTAAGAAATGTGAGAGAGGTGCCTAGTGTACCTGAGCAAGTTGATGTGGGTTCAAAGGAATTAGATACAGCTATTATGCTAATTGACCAGCTAACAACTACTTTCGATCCAGAAAAATACAAGGATGATTATCGATTAGCTTTACAAGAATTAATTGATCGGAAAGTAAATCAGGATGAAGGAAAAACACCTACAGAAGCAGCACCACGTCAAAATGTAGTCGATTTAATGAGCGCACTGCAAGCTAGTATTGAAAAAACAAAAAAACCACAAAGTAAATCAACTAAACCTAAATCACAAACCATACCTAAAGCAGTAGGAGCTACAGACGTGTCATCTAACGCCGCGGGAACGAACCAAAACGCTCCCACCTCTTCCACTACTAAAAAAACCAAAACAGTGAGGAAGAAGGCCTAA